In Nicotiana tabacum cultivar K326 chromosome 17, ASM71507v2, whole genome shotgun sequence, one DNA window encodes the following:
- the LOC107798671 gene encoding uncharacterized protein LOC107798671 isoform X1, with the protein MGDEKDAFYVVRKGDVIGVYKSLSDLQALLRSCVGEPVISVFKGYRLAKESEEYLASHGLKNAMYSIDSSDVRDDLFGILVPCPFRQPGSSKDKPIGKNYQEKSMQLAVVPSASFSAAAQQKHAKLDNFLEDPPISTYCFPDMQLTCILEFDGASKGNPGLAGAGAVLRAADGSMVFRLREGLGVATNNVAEYRGVILGLKYALEKGFKHIRVQGDSKLVCMQTQGIWKCKNQNMAELCKIVKELKDQFMSFQISHIEREFNTEADAQANLAVYLKNGETQVECDMK; encoded by the exons ATGGGAGATGAAAAGGATGCTTTTTATGTTGTTCGTAAGGGGGACGTCATTGGGGTTTATAAGAGCTTGAGCGATCTCCAAGCACTTCTCCGATCTTGT GTTGGTGAACCTGTCATAAGTGTTTTTAAAGGGTATCGCCTGGCTAAAGAATCCGAAGAGTATCTTGCCTCACATGGACTTAAAAATGCAATGTATTCTATTGATTCCAGCGACGTCCGAGATGATCTTTTTGGCATACTTGTCCCCTGTCCTTTTCGG CAACCAGGTTCTTCCAAAGATAAACCTATTGGGAAGAATTATCAGGAAAAGAGTATGCAG TTAGCCGTGGTTCCATCAGCTTCTTTTTCAGCTGCTGCTCAGCAAAAGCATGCCAAATTGGACAATTTCCTTGAAGATCCCCCAATATCTACTTATTGT TTCCCCGACATGCAGCTTACATGCATTCTTGAGTTTGATGGTGCTTCAAAGGGAAACCCTGGACTAGCTGGTGCAGGGGCTGTTCTGCGAGCAGCAGATGGAAGTATG GTTTTCCGGCTGCGTGAAGGTTTGGGTGTTGCAACTAATAATGTTGCTGAATACAGAGGTGTAATCTTAGGCCTGAAATATGCACTTGAGAAAGGTTTTAAACACATTCGAGTTCAAGGAGACTCAAAACTTGTCTGCATGCAG ACTCAGGGAATCTGGAAATGTAAGAACCAAAACATGGCAGAACTGTGCAAGATCGTCAAAGAGCTTAAAGATCAGTTTATGTCTTTCCAGATCAGCCATATAGAGAGA GAATTCAACACTGAAGCTGATGCCCAGGCAAATCTAGCGGTGTATCTTAAGA ATGGTGAAACTCAAGTGGAATGTGACATGAAGTAG
- the LOC107798671 gene encoding uncharacterized protein LOC107798671 isoform X2: protein MGDEKDAFYVVRKGDVIGVYKSLSDLQALLRSCVGEPVISVFKGYRLAKESEEYLASHGLKNAMYSIDSSDVRDDLFGILVPCPFRQPGSSKDKPIGKNYQEKSMQLAVVPSASFSAAAQQKHAKLDNFLEDPPISTYCLTCILEFDGASKGNPGLAGAGAVLRAADGSMVFRLREGLGVATNNVAEYRGVILGLKYALEKGFKHIRVQGDSKLVCMQTQGIWKCKNQNMAELCKIVKELKDQFMSFQISHIEREFNTEADAQANLAVYLKNGETQVECDMK from the exons ATGGGAGATGAAAAGGATGCTTTTTATGTTGTTCGTAAGGGGGACGTCATTGGGGTTTATAAGAGCTTGAGCGATCTCCAAGCACTTCTCCGATCTTGT GTTGGTGAACCTGTCATAAGTGTTTTTAAAGGGTATCGCCTGGCTAAAGAATCCGAAGAGTATCTTGCCTCACATGGACTTAAAAATGCAATGTATTCTATTGATTCCAGCGACGTCCGAGATGATCTTTTTGGCATACTTGTCCCCTGTCCTTTTCGG CAACCAGGTTCTTCCAAAGATAAACCTATTGGGAAGAATTATCAGGAAAAGAGTATGCAG TTAGCCGTGGTTCCATCAGCTTCTTTTTCAGCTGCTGCTCAGCAAAAGCATGCCAAATTGGACAATTTCCTTGAAGATCCCCCAATATCTACTTATTGT CTTACATGCATTCTTGAGTTTGATGGTGCTTCAAAGGGAAACCCTGGACTAGCTGGTGCAGGGGCTGTTCTGCGAGCAGCAGATGGAAGTATG GTTTTCCGGCTGCGTGAAGGTTTGGGTGTTGCAACTAATAATGTTGCTGAATACAGAGGTGTAATCTTAGGCCTGAAATATGCACTTGAGAAAGGTTTTAAACACATTCGAGTTCAAGGAGACTCAAAACTTGTCTGCATGCAG ACTCAGGGAATCTGGAAATGTAAGAACCAAAACATGGCAGAACTGTGCAAGATCGTCAAAGAGCTTAAAGATCAGTTTATGTCTTTCCAGATCAGCCATATAGAGAGA GAATTCAACACTGAAGCTGATGCCCAGGCAAATCTAGCGGTGTATCTTAAGA ATGGTGAAACTCAAGTGGAATGTGACATGAAGTAG
- the LOC107815915 gene encoding senescence-associated carboxylesterase 101, which translates to MSQDSLFSSGQELANLVVSSDLLHDSWATIYDLLSHAYNLNNPTSPAPIAFKVYYPYNTNGAIVAFVSSPTCSTVHHIQKEMVSSEDLKSSQLPFDFISTKLNPHFSIHKGAIALFASLLNQLSPLKEQLGSFSPLIITGHSLGASVASLFTLWLLDNISPKDNNKRPTCITFGSPLLGDSGLQQAILERSSWNSSFLHVVSNQDSIPRFLVSPTNGFSGSTPQSCVYRPFGTFLLCSDSDYSCFEESESVLDLMMVMNSNGQQQDNGFLIFNYGPILECLKHRVICKGTSQLSDFGVNQLQAGIIQQLEAIGIGGQWQQTSNMSFLRNMENRVEASFAKKMNAFDPGKKLKKIKEDMTYLEWYKKGTLNEGGYYICFKERRSGSRDVVKSREEIVKRHRILTKYWKRMVAEVEKLPQKEEAAFRTRWLYGGTNYRRMVEPLEIAEYYMKGNRDYVNLGRSEHYKLLEKWMNEDKIGGIANDRRKAVSLTEDSCFWAYVEEAIIASKGLREGSSEEKENSRRNLVNFGEYVMSLIRSYSVSTEIFQPQSTFMMKWWQEYRQDMLSSLYNCPLTFYMENEEYRSYA; encoded by the exons ATGAGTCAGGATTCCTT GTTTAGTAGTGGCCAAGAATTGGCAAATTTGGTGGTGAGCTCAGATCTACTACATGATTCTTGGGCTACAATTTATGACCTTCTTAGTCATGCTTATAATTTGAATAATCCAACTAGTCCAGCTCCAATTGCGTTCAAAGTTTATTACCCATATAATACAAATGGTGCTATTGTTGCTTTTGTATCATCCCCTACTTGTAGTACTGTTCATCATATTCAGAAAGAAATGGTCTCTTCAGAAGATCTTAAAAGTTCCCAGCTTCCTTTTGACTTCATTTCTACTAAACTCAACCCTCATTTCTCAATTCACAAAGGGGCAATAGCCCTTTTTGCCTCATTATTGAATCAGCTCTCTCCCCTCAAAGAACAG TTGGGCAGTTTCAGTCCGCTAATAATCACTGGACATTCTTTGGGAGCTTCCGTGGCATCTCTCTTCACTCTCTGGCTACTTGACAACATTTCTCCAAAAGACAATAATAAGCGTCCCACTTGCATCACTTTTGGTTCGCCCCTTCTTGGTGACAGTGGCCTGCAACAAGCCATATTAGAACGTTCGTCATGGAATTCAAGCTTTTTGCATGTAGTCTCAAACCAAGATTCAATCCCCAGATTCTTAGTCTCACCTACTAATGGCTTTTCTGGTTCTACTCCTCAGTCTTGTGTTTACAGGCCATTTGGTACATTTCTGCTGTGTTCAGATTCAGACTACTCTTGTTTTGAGGAATCTGAATCAGTTTTGGATCTTATGATGGTAATGAACTCAAATGGCCAACAACAGGACAACGGTTTCTTGATTTTCAATTATGGGCCGATTCTGGAATGCCTCAAGCATAGAGTAATCTGTAAGGGAACTTCTCAGCTGAGTGACTTTGGAGTGAATCAACTTCAAGCAGGCATCATTCAACAGCTAGAAGCAATTGGAATTGGCGGACAG TGGCAGCAAACAAGTAACATGAGCTTTCTTAGGAACATGGAGAACAGGGTGGAAGCATCTTTCGCGAAGAAGATGAATGCTTTTGATCCCGGCAAgaagctaaaaaaaataaaagaagatatgACTTATCTAGAGTGGTACAAGAAGGGCACCTTGAATGAAGGAGGCTACTATATTTGTTTCAAAGAGAGAAGATCGGGAAGTAGGGATGTGGTCAAAAGCAGAGAAGAAATTGTCAAGCGCCACAGAATCCTCACCAAGTACTGGAAAAGAATGGTTGCAGAAGTAGAGAAACTGCCACAAAAAGAGGAAGCAGCTTTTCGTACTCGCTGGCTATATGGAGGAACAAACTATAGAAGGATGGTTGAACCACTTGAGATAGCTGAATACTACATGAAAGGGAATAGAGATTATGTAAATCTTGGAAGATCGGAGCACTATAAACTGTTGGAGAAATGGATGAACGAAGACAAAATAGGTGGAATTGCTAATGACAGAAGGAAAGCTGTTAGCCTCACTGAGGATTCTTGcttttgggcatatgtggaggaaGCTATTATAGCTTCCAAAGGATTGAGAGAAGGCAGTTCAGAAGAGAAGGAAAATTCAAGGAGGAATTTGGTTAATTTTGGGGAATATGTAATGAGTTTAATAAGGAGCTACTCAGTATCCACTGAGATTTTCCAGCCTCAGAGTACCTTCATGATGAAATGGTGGCAGGAATATCGgcaagatatgctaagctccttGTATAATTGTCCTTTGACCTTTTACATGGAAAATGAAGAATACAGAAGTTATGCTTGA